DNA sequence from the Phyllopteryx taeniolatus isolate TA_2022b chromosome 14, UOR_Ptae_1.2, whole genome shotgun sequence genome:
ttctgaacttttgtctcatattaatcttttgatctgaaacccaaatttcttcagtatacaacaaaaacaaaggaatttaccttgctgttccaatacatttggagagGACTTTATATCCAAGTGCTGTGATTCTGGCAcagcaaaatggaaagaaaatggtggccagttttctggatttagtaacatacctacaTAGTGGATTGATGAGTTATCATAACACATTGTCATACAATTACTGTTTATCTTTGTTCATTGCAAAGAAGTTTGCTCCAcactttgtattttgtaatactTTGTTTGTATTACTGTAAACCCCCGTCCATCGCGGGGTTTACGTTCCAGACCCCCCGCGataagtgaaaatctgtgatataaaaatacctatcgaaagatgaaaaaaaataaaaacatttagcttttttttttttttttttttataaacttcaaattgttttagggtcttctgacatttttaaaacaatccacaaacagaatatattgagagagagcgtaaaagcaatgaaaaaaaattgcgcAATAATGTAAAACTGCAAAATAGCGGGACCATAAAgtgtgaaccgcaatatagcaggggtttactgtatttatacttttttattatttgtaaaattcTATATCTTTAGAGCGGCACGACTGGGTAGTATagtcatagttctgaggacccgggttcaaatccggcctcgcctgtgtggagtttgcatgttgcccAGAGACAGCTGGGCaactccagcacccccgcgaccctagtgaggataagcggtacggaaaatgaatgaatgaaatatacctttactgtattatttttttattccatcctcttttgctcatttgttttaaacttaGGATGTTGTTTTGCTAAATTTGTCAAagtgtatatattaaaaaataaaggttatattgaaaaaatgttgatttgacaTTCTCCTGTCCACTGAAAACACAAAAGTACCGAATATTGGTAGCATACCAGTACCAGTATCGATTGCCAGGTACCGGGAATCTGTGCCATACCGGTTCAAATGTTAAAGTTACCCATCACTGCCTCCATGGCAGCGAGTAAGCTACACTGACAAGGAGGGTTGGCACAGGGTCAAGTAATCTTTGCCATTGTGGCTAAACAGTGTAAAATTCTCCGAGCCACACGTGTGTAGTTAGCCGCAacattgtgtgtttatgtggctaaacctttagccacacttagtCAGTCTTCGTCCCTGGGAACTAAACAGATTAGCTTTGACGATGTGGGGCCCAATTAAATATATCTAGTCATCAGTCAGGAGTAGGGATGAACGATTTTTTTGtgattgagttttttttgttttgtttcttttaaacaaatatttcgaTTTAGCATGCGATTTAGCATGCGATTTTTCGGGAGTAAGTTTATCTTCActaaacaagaaataaattattctatagtatgaccaacacaacatttgctatagccaacaaataactctttcctgtaggccaggcctaaatgttatgatggATTGATATGaataacaaatctttattttactattaaattgtaaaaagaaaaaccttccatTACAATAGaatattgacttattgatttaacttaatgccttgtaaaaatgtaatactgtataataatggTCTTGTCAGTAGCAGTAgtactgctgtcagtgtcagccaagTATAGAGATAACGTGGAGAGTAGGGTTGGACattgagaaccgattggaaccgtgACTAACATTCTggatcgttcaaattaaaacaattcggttcccagttttgatgcctacagtccgccgaccccgaagaagaaagtggcaaaaaccaacaaagaagaacgccCACGAAGCCGttcttgtgcccaacggcattCAGCGAACTAAAGTGTTaaccatgttaaaataaatgaccagtcacctcagtgcaacacttggattaagattatactgtacaaaggaggctttcacgatgtgttgAAGTCTGACGTGGGCCCTCCCTCtccaagcctcagcctacactacgcggaacttcagtcaagtcagttgggtgagtgaatcaataaaatacgtctatgccaacattgaggcagctaacaagttaaacgctgggttgcactcttgcactgatgttttttagtgtttattttagtcttcaaaccaacgtaagagctgacgacagacacacaaattaaataattcccatactggaaaaaaagtacaaacagtcacattacaagcttaacattgagctaaaacttcaccaaaggtcaaactaacaactttacatcacaatcaattgggacaaaattcacaaaaatttcACAGTGTcataaacactaaccttgtgtccTTAGGTGgataggtaaaggaatcaacattttatagcGTTTGGTTCCCTTACTTTCGTTCTCAAAATTCACTGATgttgtgtgaagttacttttagTGGTTAGggtatttggatgactactttttacttgtcataatattctaaagtaacagtactcttacttgagtacaatatttggctactcccCCCACCTCGGTCTAAATTACATGGGGGAGCCGTGACTATGTTTGCCCTGGTCCCCCAAATGACGAGCTAGTTACGCCCTGGTTTGAGCCCGTGCCACTGCTCGGAATGACAACCAAACTGGGATTAGCGGCTcatgcattgatgaagaaggtagctagctagctgcgagaactaatgtgaatttcATGACACATTGACCATGAACACTTCAAACGCACGTCATGGTAATAAATATGCATGCTTCAATTCCGCACCAAGCAGCATTGGGTCTCGTCTTCCCCGATGGCGCTGCTCTCCGCAGCCGGAAAAGCCTGTGAGCTTGACTGCTTATCGAGAGCGGCGGCTGGACGATAAATAGAAGGATTTTACGAAGCGGGGGGAAAACTAAACTATTAACACCGTTCACTCACGACAGTATGAGCACGCtcactttaacattttaacaacatCAGGAATGGcttttgcacgtgttacaacagcgtggcttcgtaataaaagagtgcgggtactagactggcctccctacagtccagacctgttgaaaattgaaaattcccattgaaaatgtgtggcggattatgaagcgtaaaatacggagACGccgtactgttgaacagctgaagctgtacatcaagcaagaaagggaaagaattccacctacaaagcttcaacaattagtgtcctcagttcccaaatgtttattgaatgttgttaaaagaaaaggtgatgtaacacagtggtaaacataaccctgacccagcttttttggaactgttgcagccataaaattctaagttaatgattatttgctaaaaacaataaagttgatcagtttgaacattaaatatcttgtctttgtagtgtattcaattaaatataggttgaacatgatttgcaaatcattgtattctgttgttatttatgtttaacagaacatcccaatttcattggaataggggttgtacacacagcaccccatattgacagaattttttttattgttgacatttttgctgatttattaaaaaataaaaactgaaatatcacacagccataagtgttCAGACCCTTCACTGTGACACGCATAtattaactcgggtgctgtccatttcttctgatcatccttgagatggttctacaccttcattggagtcaagctgtgtttgattatagtcATTGAACTTCataaggaaagccacacacctgtctatataagaccttacagctcacagtgcatgtcagagcaaatgagaataatgaggtcaaaaggaactgcctgaagagctcagagacagaattgtggcaaggcacagatctggccaaggttacaaaaataattctgctgcacttaaggttcctaagcgCACAGGGGCCTCactaatccttaaatggaagacgtttgggacgaccagaacccttccgagagctggccgtccagccaaactgagcaatctggATGAGAAgacccttggtgagagaggtcaagaagaacccaaagatcactgtggctgagctccagagatgcagtcgggagattaaagaaagttcaagaaagtcaaccatcactgcagccctccaccaggaGAAgtattttgctaaaaaaaaacacctgaaggactccaagatggtgagaaataagattttctggtctgatgagaccaagatataaatagttggccttaattctaagtggtatgtgtggagaaaaccaggcactcaccaacagtgaagcatggtggttgcAGGATCATCCTGTGtcggtgtttttcagctgcatggacaggacgactggttgcaatcgaaggaaagatgaatgcggccaagtccAGGGATATCTTGGAAGAAACCCTTCTCCAGAGTgatcaggacctcagactgggctgaaggttcaccttccaacaagacaatcagcctaagcacacagctaacataacaaaagagtggcttcagaaaaacTCTGTGACtgctcttgaatggcccagccagagcacTGACTTaaaccaattgagcatctctggagagacctgaaaaatgctgtccaccaatgttcaccatccaacctgacagaactggagaggatctgcgaggaggaatggcagaggatccccaaagccaggtgtgaaaaacttgcatcattcccaaaaaaggctatattagctcaaaagggtacttctactaaatactgagcaaagggtctgaatacttatggctgtgtgatatttcagtttttcttttttaatacatctgcaaaaaaaatcaacaattccattttttttcagtcaatatgtggtgctgtgtgtacattgaggaaaacaatgaacttcaattattttagcaagtggctacaaagagtgaaaaatttaagggggtctgaatacctcccgtacccactgtatatgggCATATTTAGTTTCTGAAACCCTGACCTTATGATGAACAATGACCTTACGGTTATGTTGGCTGTATTTCTTGGAGTTATCTGGCTGAATAACATCCTAACGTGTTTTCCCTTGATTGGTCAATAAAGCTTCTCCAAGCCAAAACAGCCTCCATTTACCTTGTGCAACTCGCCAGCGCCACCCTATTAATACAGGTTactataatccatccatccaatttctgagccgcttctcctcactagggtcgcgggcgcactggagcctatcccagctgtcatcgggcaggaggcggggtacaccctgaactggttgccagccaatcgcagggcacatacaaacaaacaaccattcgcactcacagtcatgcctaatggcaatttagagtctccaattaatgcatgtttttgggatgtgggcggaaaccggagtgcccgtagaaaacccacgcaggcacggggagaacatgcaaactccacataggcggggacggggattgaaccccgcacctcagaactgtgaggctgacggtctaaccagtcgtccaccgtgccgccggttacTATAATGTCATCACAAATTATATCACTTTTAGAGGGGTGTCAATACTTGGCAGAAATTCGCTAATCATAGCCTGGCTCGCTCCCTCTCCTGCAAGTGGGAATCCACTGTATGAGTAATTTGATTgacgagcttggtcacagatggaattaaacttgtaagtagGGCCCCACCGCAGAAACGATACACAACATCAAAGTCACACCATTAGATTTGACTTTACCAAACTAAGTGTCTTTGCTTTCTTGTGCCCTGCAGACTTCAGGACAAAATATCTGTGTCCTGGACAACAGGAGCCAGAGTCCCCCCACataaaggaggaggaggaggaggaagagccccttcacattaaagaggaagaggatccAGAGCCTCCCTACATTGAAGAGGATGATGAGCCACAACCCCCCCACATCAaagtggaagaggaggaggatatcaCCAAGTTTCCATCGTATTTTGTCCTTTTGAAGggtgaagaggaagaagataaAAGTCAACATGAGGAGAACAGAGGTGCGGagactccaagcagcagctcaagtcaacacatgacaacagaagttGGAGACctctgtggaggatcacaagcaaacggcctcttagctccactatcagagAGTGACGACACAACGTCACACTCTCCtgacagtgatgatgatgatgatgacgatgacgacgacgacatgACATTGTACACTGACAACAAATCCTGGGAATGTTCccagtgtgggaaaacatttagtTTAAAGGGGAATCTGAACGCtcacatgagaatacacactggagagaaacgttttgcctgctcagtttgtggtaaaagatttacTGAAAAAGGCACTTTGACAaagcacacaagaacacacacaggagaaaaaccattTGCCTGCGCATTTTGTGGCAAAAGATTCTCACATAAGATAAGTTTAACAAGCCACACTAGAAAACACACTGGTGAGAcgccttttgcatgctcagtttgtggtaaatgtTTCTCTGAAAAGTTAATTTTAATAAGGCACACAACAgaacacactggtgagaaaccttatgcctgctcagtttgcggtaagAGATTTAGTCAAAAATGTGCTTTGAcagtacacacaagaacacacactggggagaagccttttgcttgctcagtttgtggcaaaagattcactgaaaaatgtgctttgacagtacacacaagaacacacactggagaaaaaccttttaccTGCTTAATTTGTGATAAAAGATTTACTGTTAAGACACATTTAACAGCACACATAAAAACGCACACCGGAGAGAAACATTTTGCTTGCTTCATTTGTAGTAAAAGATTTACACAAAAAAGCGCATTGACAgtgcacacaagaacacacactggggagaaaccttttacctgctcagtttgtggcgaAAGCTTctctgaaaagaaaagtttaacAGATCACACAAGaaaacacactggagagaaaccttttgtctgctcaatttgtggtaaaAGCTTTACTGTAAAAGCAAGTTTAACAAGgcacaaaaagacacacactggggtaaaaccttttgtctgcttagtttgtggtaaaGAATTCTCTCAAAAGATGTGTTTATTAAGACATGcaagaatacacactggagagaaaccttttgcctgctcagtttgtggtaaaagattcactgaAAAAGGCACTTTGACAAAACACATAAGAACACACAGACAGGAGAGAAGCCTTTTACCTGCCCAGTTTATAGCAAAAGATTCTCTTATAAGTTCAACAAGCGACACAATAGAACACACAGGAgacaaaccttttgcctgcttagtttaggggtaaatattctctgaaaaGACAAGTGAAACAAGGCGCACTAGAATCACACTGGAGAAAAGCCTTGGGCCTTGTACACCTAGGAATTGTTCGAGTCTTGCTCAAGTTATAATTTTGGTCATCAATATTAAAACACGTTCAAAATATTGGAGGTCGTCGTCCCGACCTGTTTTGGACCCAACTATCGCAACAAATTCACTCTAAACACAACCCAGACTACAGGATAATCTTATAGGATACTCCTATAAAACATAAACTAGTCTGGTGTTTGTCATCCTTGGTCAGGAAGGGGTAAAAcgcatttgacctctctcaacatattaagagtccaagccacactcaaggtcacatcttagacctggtcatctctaaggatgttgaaattctattaattcacatta
Encoded proteins:
- the LOC133489303 gene encoding gastrula zinc finger protein XlCGF57.1-like isoform X1 produces the protein MCAKGTAEYVKELRGTKAENVQQRQLLDAVFKNPRVGLSTADFRTKYLCPGQQEPESPHIKEEEEEEEPLHIKEEEDPEPPYIEEDDEPQPPHIKVEEEEDITKFPSYFVLLKGEEEEDKSQHEENRGAETPSSSSSQHMTTEVGDLCGGSQANGLLAPLSESDDTTSHSPDSDDDDDDDDDDDMTLYTDNKSWECSQCGKTFSLKGNLNAHMRIHTGEKRFACSVCGKRFTEKGTLTKHTRTHTGEKPFACAFCGKRFSHKISLTSHTRKHTGETPFACSVCGKCFSEKLILIRHTTEHTGEKPYACSVCGKRFSQKCALTVHTRTHTGEKPFACSVCGKRFTEKCALTVHTRTHTGEKPFTCLICDKRFTVKTHLTAHIKTHTGEKHFACFICSKRFTQKSALTVHTRTHTGEKPFTCSVCGESFSEKKSLTDHTRKHTGEKPFVCSICGKSFTVKASLTRHKKTHTGVKPFVCLVCGKEFSQKMCLLRHARIHTGEKPFACSVCGKRFTEKGTLTKHIRTHRQERSLLPAQFIAKDSLISSTSDTIEHTGDKPFACLV